The following proteins are encoded in a genomic region of Mahella australiensis 50-1 BON:
- a CDS encoding Gfo/Idh/MocA family protein, with amino-acid sequence MERNNSNEVVLGVIGLGGRGRGLSKILLDMEDVSIPAICDVLDDRVQMAADQFESLGRPRPQGYSDYKELLARDDIQGVIIATSWTTHAMIAVDAMKAGKYTASEVGGASSIEECWELVRTSEQTGIPCMMLENCCYGRNEMALLNMVKKGIFGELIHCQCGYEHDLREEVAMGIENRHYRIHNYLNRNGDVYPTHGLGPVAKYLNINRGNRFLTLSSMASKARGLHNWVMDNLGERHPLAEADFTQGDVATTMIKCAHGETIMVIHDTTLPRPYSRAGRVQGTKGIWMEDNNSIYIEGRSQEHTWESFDKYLDEYEHPLWREYIKMGVRGSHGGMDYLCLMAFVESVKTGLPTPIDVYDMATWMAVTVLSEQSVVQGGHPMPFPDFTKGRWINRPLGPAGKYSLDNVYEEFWQ; translated from the coding sequence ATGGAGAGGAATAATTCAAACGAGGTTGTATTAGGTGTCATTGGCCTCGGCGGCCGTGGCAGGGGCTTATCCAAAATCCTTTTGGATATGGAGGATGTGTCGATACCTGCAATTTGCGATGTATTGGATGACAGAGTGCAGATGGCCGCCGATCAGTTTGAATCTCTCGGGCGTCCAAGACCGCAGGGATACAGCGATTACAAAGAGTTATTGGCCAGAGACGATATTCAAGGCGTTATCATAGCCACCTCATGGACTACCCACGCCATGATAGCTGTAGATGCCATGAAAGCCGGCAAATATACGGCTTCGGAAGTGGGCGGTGCATCCTCGATCGAGGAGTGCTGGGAGCTTGTCAGGACCTCAGAGCAAACCGGGATACCTTGCATGATGCTCGAGAATTGCTGCTATGGCCGCAATGAAATGGCTCTGCTCAATATGGTTAAAAAAGGTATATTCGGCGAGCTTATACATTGCCAATGCGGATACGAACATGACCTTCGTGAAGAAGTGGCTATGGGCATAGAAAACAGGCACTATAGGATTCACAATTATCTGAACAGAAACGGCGATGTATATCCCACTCATGGACTGGGACCGGTGGCCAAGTATTTAAACATCAACAGAGGCAACCGGTTTTTAACATTAAGCTCCATGGCATCCAAGGCCAGAGGGTTGCATAATTGGGTGATGGATAACTTAGGGGAACGCCATCCGCTGGCCGAAGCCGATTTCACGCAGGGCGATGTGGCCACTACCATGATAAAATGTGCTCACGGAGAAACGATTATGGTGATACACGATACTACATTGCCGCGCCCGTATTCCAGAGCCGGTAGGGTACAGGGAACAAAAGGCATTTGGATGGAGGACAACAATTCGATCTATATAGAAGGCAGGAGCCAGGAACATACATGGGAATCCTTCGACAAATACCTGGATGAATACGAGCATCCGCTATGGAGGGAATATATAAAGATGGGCGTGCGAGGTTCGCATGGCGGCATGGATTACCTGTGCCTGATGGCTTTTGTAGAGAGCGTAAAGACCGGTTTGCCGACGCCGATAGACGTTTACGATATGGCGACGTGGATGGCCGTAACGGTTCTATCAGAGCAGTCGGTGGTTCAGGGAGGGCATCCGATGCCGTTTCCGGATTTCACAAAAGGCAGATGGATAAACCGCCCGTTGGGTCCAGCCGGCAAATATTCGCTGGACAATGTGTATGAAGAATTTTGGCAATAG
- a CDS encoding glycoside hydrolase, with product MMKLSVLGGSSYYTSLLFEALVQHKEDIRITELALHGRNESKLADVARFGANMFKKAGIDTAVTFTTDRRRAIEGSQLILCQIRVGGMQARAIDESIPRRYGIIGDETVGPGGFSCALRTVPVMADIAADIRRWAPEALVVDLTNPASIVVEAILNRENINIIGICDLPLIVLTRVADVLNLDYDGLSGRYFGLNHLGFYSNIYYNGDDITTAVFEHAEQLGLGIDADLVRSMRLVPVPFLRHFYHHSQVVEEQKQQPVRGQVLYENEQQLSRLFAQPELDEIPQIIRQRNAIWYSHAVVPFMVAYASNRKGRFIVNIRNRGRIAGLDDNAVVEVSEDIDALKMWRTDATKMPLYVRGLVQAVKAFESMTVQAIYEGSYDKAVLALMSHPLVGQYDVAKAILDDILRSYPEVDYLK from the coding sequence ATGATGAAACTTAGCGTACTGGGTGGCAGCAGTTACTATACATCGCTGCTTTTTGAGGCGTTGGTGCAGCATAAAGAGGATATAAGGATCACAGAGCTGGCATTGCACGGTAGGAACGAGTCAAAACTCGCGGATGTGGCGCGCTTTGGAGCCAATATGTTCAAGAAAGCAGGTATCGATACTGCGGTTACATTTACCACCGATCGCAGGAGGGCTATAGAAGGCAGCCAGCTTATATTGTGCCAGATCCGCGTTGGCGGTATGCAAGCCAGGGCGATAGACGAGTCTATACCGCGCCGCTACGGGATTATAGGCGATGAAACAGTTGGCCCGGGCGGTTTTAGCTGTGCGCTTCGCACCGTGCCTGTTATGGCCGATATAGCAGCTGATATACGCCGATGGGCGCCCGAAGCGTTGGTGGTAGATCTGACTAACCCTGCCAGCATAGTAGTGGAGGCAATTTTAAACCGCGAGAATATAAATATAATAGGGATATGCGATCTGCCGCTTATCGTCCTCACGCGCGTCGCTGATGTTTTGAATCTCGACTATGATGGATTGAGCGGCCGATATTTTGGTTTGAATCATCTCGGCTTTTATAGTAATATATATTATAATGGGGATGATATTACCACCGCTGTATTCGAACATGCAGAACAGCTCGGGTTGGGGATAGATGCCGATCTTGTGCGCAGTATGAGGCTGGTGCCGGTGCCGTTTTTGCGGCATTTTTATCATCATAGCCAGGTGGTTGAGGAACAGAAACAACAGCCAGTGCGCGGCCAGGTGTTGTATGAGAACGAGCAGCAGTTGAGCAGATTATTCGCGCAGCCCGAACTCGACGAAATACCGCAGATTATAAGGCAAAGAAACGCCATATGGTACAGCCACGCCGTAGTACCGTTCATGGTCGCTTATGCTTCAAACCGTAAGGGCCGCTTTATAGTCAATATACGCAATCGTGGGCGTATAGCGGGCCTGGATGACAATGCGGTAGTAGAGGTGTCGGAGGATATAGATGCGCTTAAGATGTGGCGCACCGATGCCACCAAGATGCCGCTTTATGTGAGAGGCCTGGTGCAGGCGGTTAAGGCTTTTGAATCCATGACGGTACAGGCCATATATGAAGGCTCATACGACAAAGCGGTGCTGGCGCTCATGTCCCATCCGCTGGTAGGCCAATACGATGTGGCTAAGGCTATATTGGACGATATACTGCGCAGTTATCCCGAAGTGGATTATTTAAAATAG
- a CDS encoding YbaB/EbfC family nucleoid-associated protein, with translation MPKGGFPGGNFNVNQMMKQAQKMQQEMAKVQEELQNKTVEATAGGGMVTVVANGKKELVDIKIDPQVVDPDDVEMLQDLVLAACNEALHKAEDMMAEEMQKLTGGLNIPGLF, from the coding sequence ATGCCAAAAGGAGGATTTCCCGGAGGGAATTTTAATGTCAACCAGATGATGAAACAAGCGCAAAAGATGCAGCAGGAGATGGCAAAGGTGCAGGAGGAGCTGCAGAATAAAACGGTAGAGGCTACCGCCGGTGGCGGCATGGTTACCGTTGTGGCAAATGGCAAAAAGGAACTCGTCGATATAAAGATCGACCCTCAGGTCGTAGATCCGGACGATGTGGAGATGCTGCAGGATCTGGTACTAGCTGCATGCAACGAGGCGCTGCATAAGGCCGAGGATATGATGGCTGAGGAAATGCAAAAACTCACGGGAGGATTAAATATACCCGGTCTATTTTAA
- a CDS encoding GntR family transcriptional regulator, which yields MTPKTVLDERSPMSLYYQLKTILADKIHSGQWKVNDRIPTERELCDAYGVSRATVRLALGELENEGLLYRKQGKGTFVAAPKIEQLLSGFYSFTDEMKKQGYNPSTRIISFRKGKALDEIAQFLDLPEGADIFIIRRLRLADEQPVILEVSYVPYEICPTLTERDVKEHALYDLFRERYNVFPSKAQESFEAVLADAKEADYLGIPHGSPVLRLERITYAFDRPVEYNVGLIRGDRYKYKVILT from the coding sequence ATGACCCCGAAAACTGTACTGGATGAGAGATCGCCCATGTCGCTCTATTACCAATTGAAAACGATATTGGCCGATAAGATACATTCCGGACAATGGAAGGTCAATGACCGCATACCAACTGAACGCGAACTGTGCGATGCCTATGGCGTCAGCCGGGCTACCGTTAGGCTGGCTTTGGGCGAGCTGGAAAACGAAGGACTGCTTTATCGCAAACAGGGCAAAGGAACATTTGTAGCAGCGCCTAAGATAGAACAGCTTTTGTCCGGCTTTTATAGTTTTACCGATGAGATGAAGAAACAGGGATATAACCCATCTACACGTATTATATCATTTAGAAAGGGCAAAGCATTGGATGAGATAGCACAGTTTCTTGATCTACCCGAAGGCGCGGATATTTTTATCATACGCCGTTTGCGCCTGGCCGATGAACAGCCGGTTATACTGGAGGTATCATATGTGCCGTATGAGATATGCCCTACATTGACCGAGAGGGACGTAAAAGAGCATGCTTTGTATGATTTATTTCGCGAGAGATATAATGTGTTTCCTAGCAAAGCCCAGGAGAGCTTTGAAGCGGTGCTTGCCGACGCAAAAGAGGCCGATTACCTCGGTATACCGCACGGCTCACCGGTTTTGCGCCTCGAACGCATAACATATGCCTTTGACCGGCCGGTGGAATACAATGTGGGCTTGATAAGAGGCGACAGATATAAATATAAGGTAATATTGACATAA
- a CDS encoding pro-sigmaK processing inhibitor BofA family protein codes for MWWFNLLAIDIQFSTILAFAGGLVLLYLVGWLLLVPLKIVWRLIYNGIIGGVVLWLLNLIGSYFGFTLAINPLTALIVGFLGVPGVILLVILKFILP; via the coding sequence ATGTGGTGGTTTAATTTATTGGCCATAGATATACAATTCAGCACTATACTGGCTTTTGCAGGAGGGTTGGTGCTGCTTTATCTGGTGGGATGGCTGCTGCTGGTGCCGCTCAAGATAGTATGGCGTCTTATATACAATGGCATAATAGGCGGTGTTGTATTATGGCTGCTGAATCTGATAGGCAGCTATTTCGGTTTTACATTGGCCATCAATCCGTTGACCGCCCTCATAGTTGGCTTCTTAGGCGTACCTGGTGTCATACTTTTGGTGATATTGAAGTTTATACTGCCTTGA
- a CDS encoding sn-glycerol-1-phosphate dehydrogenase — protein sequence MYDISDLAGRSIECDCGRRHEVLIKHIEVESGAINHIPDVCRKLFTGGSALLVADDNTYKAAGAKVYEALTNHSLDTDICMLKRPSVEYGADEMPASQPGIASPWEPADAIATDERSIVRIMVALKPDTSFLLAIGSGTINDLVRFVSSRTGIPYVSIPTAPSVDGYASTVVPLLMDGFKRTVPGTHPTAIIADTDVLCNAPSSMIAAGFGDMVGKLTALLDWKLSHVLDGEYLCQTSFDMMNSAVQKCLSDPSGIRQRKPDAIKALMEGLILSGVAMMLVGNSRPASGSEHHMAHYWEMMFAQKGLEQPYHGAKVGIATPVIASVYKKLIDMDETQIKALADAYTPISPSTRRQRIADAFGPLADEVMAESSSVWLPEDEQKQRAQHIAQMWPAIREALLSSVPNPGEIKHLLASAGAAHSAEHINVDASLLQQTLLNAMYIRTRYTVLRLADDIGCLQDISSIIAKEALHQ from the coding sequence ATGTACGATATATCAGATCTGGCTGGCAGGAGCATAGAATGCGACTGCGGCCGCAGACACGAGGTCCTTATAAAACATATAGAGGTGGAAAGCGGCGCTATAAACCACATACCCGATGTATGCCGCAAGCTGTTTACAGGTGGCAGCGCTCTTTTGGTAGCCGACGACAATACATATAAAGCCGCAGGTGCAAAGGTATATGAAGCGCTGACAAATCATAGTTTAGATACAGATATATGCATGTTAAAAAGGCCAAGCGTCGAGTACGGCGCTGATGAAATGCCAGCATCGCAGCCCGGCATAGCCTCGCCGTGGGAGCCGGCCGATGCCATAGCCACAGACGAACGCTCAATAGTGCGCATCATGGTGGCACTGAAGCCCGACACCTCTTTTTTGTTGGCCATAGGTTCGGGCACCATAAACGACTTGGTGCGCTTTGTCAGCTCGCGCACCGGCATACCGTATGTAAGCATACCGACCGCGCCTTCGGTGGACGGATACGCATCCACTGTGGTGCCACTGCTCATGGACGGTTTCAAGCGCACGGTACCCGGCACGCATCCGACAGCCATAATAGCTGATACGGACGTGCTGTGCAACGCACCTTCTTCTATGATAGCGGCAGGCTTCGGCGATATGGTCGGCAAACTGACCGCGCTCCTGGATTGGAAACTGAGCCATGTGCTCGACGGCGAATATCTATGCCAGACATCCTTTGATATGATGAACTCCGCCGTGCAAAAATGCCTGTCCGACCCTTCTGGCATACGCCAGCGCAAACCCGATGCCATAAAGGCGTTGATGGAGGGCCTTATATTATCGGGCGTGGCTATGATGCTGGTGGGTAATTCGCGGCCGGCTTCGGGCAGCGAACATCATATGGCACACTACTGGGAGATGATGTTTGCTCAAAAAGGACTCGAGCAGCCATACCACGGCGCCAAGGTCGGCATAGCCACTCCTGTGATAGCCTCGGTTTACAAAAAACTGATAGATATGGACGAGACACAGATAAAGGCCCTGGCCGACGCATATACGCCGATAAGCCCAAGCACGCGCCGCCAACGTATAGCCGATGCCTTTGGCCCTTTGGCCGATGAGGTCATGGCTGAGAGCTCAAGCGTATGGCTGCCCGAAGATGAGCAAAAGCAGCGCGCACAGCATATAGCACAGATGTGGCCTGCCATAAGAGAAGCGTTGCTATCATCCGTACCGAATCCGGGAGAAATAAAACACCTCTTGGCCAGTGCCGGTGCGGCACACAGCGCCGAGCATATAAATGTGGATGCCAGCTTACTGCAACAAACGCTGCTCAATGCCATGTATATACGCACGCGTTATACCGTACTGCGCCTAGCCGATGATATAGGCTGTTTGCAGGATATATCCAGCATTATAGCAAAAGAAGCGCTCCATCAATAG
- a CDS encoding YaaL family protein: MKKLAFLSFLGDIPEDNSVYDQETVEFINTLQQAREEWLAAQNFFNSVNDPDLVDYAIYGVEAARRKYMYLIKQAKILGIKINADSLEG; encoded by the coding sequence ATGAAAAAGTTGGCTTTCCTGAGTTTCTTAGGCGATATACCCGAAGATAACAGCGTGTATGACCAAGAAACCGTTGAATTTATAAATACATTGCAGCAGGCCAGAGAGGAATGGCTGGCTGCTCAAAACTTCTTTAATAGCGTCAATGACCCGGATTTGGTGGATTATGCGATATACGGTGTGGAAGCTGCTCGGCGCAAATATATGTACCTTATAAAGCAGGCAAAAATATTGGGTATAAAGATTAATGCGGACAGCCTAGAAGGTTAA
- the recR gene encoding recombination mediator RecR: MNYYAEPISRLINELSKLPGIGPKTAQRLAFYMLHMPKDAVHTLAQSINDARDKIIYCSICGNLTDVDPCAICSSSTRDNSTICVVESPTDVVAMEKTRGYNGLYHVLHGAISPIDGVGPDDIRIKELLTRLRDSQVKEVILATNPSVEGEATALYISRMLKPMGFKVTRIANGIPVGGDLEYADEVTITRALEGRREM, translated from the coding sequence ATGAATTATTATGCTGAACCGATTTCGCGTCTGATAAACGAGCTTTCGAAGCTGCCTGGTATAGGGCCTAAGACCGCGCAGAGGCTGGCTTTTTATATGCTGCATATGCCCAAAGACGCCGTACACACCCTGGCCCAGTCGATAAACGATGCGCGGGATAAGATAATATACTGTTCTATATGCGGGAACTTGACCGATGTGGACCCATGCGCGATATGCAGCAGCTCTACCCGCGATAACAGCACGATATGCGTCGTAGAGAGCCCTACCGATGTAGTGGCTATGGAGAAGACGCGAGGGTATAACGGGCTTTACCATGTATTGCACGGTGCAATATCCCCGATAGATGGCGTAGGCCCTGACGACATACGCATAAAGGAGCTGTTAACCCGTTTACGCGACAGCCAGGTAAAAGAGGTCATACTGGCCACAAATCCCAGCGTGGAAGGGGAGGCCACGGCCCTCTATATATCGCGCATGCTCAAGCCCATGGGTTTTAAGGTAACGCGCATAGCCAACGGCATACCGGTGGGCGGCGACCTGGAGTATGCCGATGAGGTGACTATAACCAGGGCATTGGAAGGACGCCGCGAGATGTAA
- a CDS encoding SIS domain-containing protein, with protein MQKGQKTLDEISRQPFIFDAVWNDRDDIASVFSGILKEYAPDEIIITGCGTSYYLSQAATPVLAHFLRMPVKAVPSSELFLFTNTYLHGQRVLLIAVSRSGQTTETVKAVRVLKEQPNVFALAISCCADSDLCYVADRYIISREAKEQSVVMTGSFSSMLYILMLAAFSAAKENDLLKEASRLASEAERLLPDMNDLAQTIMSSRSLSHFVYLGSGPNYGLSQEAMLKVKEMAIVTSEGYHAMEFRHGPKSIVNPNMLISMFMSDDAIEYEANLLEEIKGLGGVTLAICDGAGERVRPAADYVMDIACGMSQWVRLPIYIIQAQLLAFYLATSVKGIDPDSPPNLSQVVRL; from the coding sequence ATGCAAAAAGGACAAAAAACATTGGATGAAATATCGCGCCAGCCATTTATATTTGATGCTGTATGGAATGATAGAGATGATATAGCATCGGTATTCAGCGGCATATTGAAGGAGTATGCGCCGGATGAGATTATAATAACCGGTTGCGGCACATCGTATTACCTATCGCAGGCTGCGACGCCTGTACTAGCGCATTTTTTGCGCATGCCGGTCAAGGCTGTACCGTCGTCCGAACTTTTTCTCTTTACCAATACATATTTGCACGGCCAAAGGGTGTTGCTCATAGCGGTGTCGCGCTCGGGACAAACTACTGAAACCGTAAAGGCTGTGCGGGTATTAAAAGAGCAGCCGAATGTATTCGCGTTGGCCATAAGCTGCTGTGCCGACAGCGACCTATGCTACGTGGCTGATCGATATATTATATCGCGTGAAGCAAAAGAGCAGAGCGTGGTTATGACCGGATCATTTTCAAGTATGCTTTACATATTGATGTTGGCGGCATTTTCCGCGGCAAAAGAAAACGATTTGTTGAAAGAGGCTTCGCGTTTGGCTTCGGAGGCTGAAAGGCTGCTGCCCGATATGAATGATTTAGCCCAAACGATTATGTCAAGCCGTTCTTTGTCGCATTTCGTTTATCTTGGGTCCGGGCCGAATTACGGGCTGTCGCAGGAGGCCATGCTTAAGGTGAAAGAAATGGCTATAGTAACATCCGAGGGTTATCACGCCATGGAGTTCCGCCATGGGCCTAAATCCATAGTCAATCCGAATATGCTCATATCCATGTTTATGTCGGACGATGCCATCGAATATGAGGCAAACCTGCTTGAGGAAATCAAAGGCCTGGGCGGGGTGACGCTTGCCATATGCGACGGTGCAGGAGAAAGGGTAAGACCGGCGGCCGATTATGTAATGGATATAGCATGCGGTATGAGCCAGTGGGTGAGGCTTCCTATTTACATCATCCAGGCTCAATTGCTGGCATTTTACCTGGCTACATCTGTTAAAGGCATAGACCCTGATTCACCCCCGAATTTGTCGCAAGTAGTAAGACTGTAA
- a CDS encoding glycosyl hydrolase has translation MEELRQQFGNPGKDYRSAPFWSWNDRLKPEEVAWQIRNMKQAGMGGFFMHSREGLETPFMGEEWMECVKAAVDTAKEVGMNAWLYDEDRWPSGFGGGMVAAKIGDEGRAKLLTLVELESGQKVEGVLSAFYIQIDSEKIASLEQLNAGDTVMSGRRAVGFRREICAKSDWFNGDAYADNLNPKSVRAFIESVYEPYYKQFGHEFGKTIPGIFTDEPNIFSGHNPGMKGIPWTDIFPQYFEQKRGYDILQFLPYIFFDGDRSIEVRHDYWRTISELFVEAYSKQLGQWCDEHGLGFTGHYLYENDFALAIRSGGSVMPHYQYEHQPGIDILTESISETLTVKQCSSMANQFDRSRVVSELYGCTGWDFTFEGQKWVGDWQYALGVNMRCQHLALYSLRGCRKRDYPGSYNYNNTWWKYNKVVEDYFARLSLMLSSGKVKRDILVVHPIESAWCRYSGTNDKEVNEMGASFQTLCDGLLGLHRDFDLGDESVIEDYGRVGNDEFIINKAAYKTVILPPMITIRRSTVNLLKAFMDNGGKVIAVKPYATMIDARPDQGLAELFDHENMTVVDNAMCQIESALDNIVQRTISIDDKAGQQDDAFIYMERYEGNNHVFFIVNTDRSSGHDVRIWLKGTGHIEQWDALTGDIRPVSADIEDGYMVFDASFGPAGSMLYVIDASRQPADVAYEPVKEVDARYMGPVCDFVRTDPNVLTLDYCQYRFDGEDWSPFMQVWQAQEAIRKRLGMRSVAVNGLEQRWRWIYTPHPNDGAHVQLRFAFDVNDRPIGHVYFVVEGAENFDITFDDMLISNEPHGWYLDKSFDKVELPLLLPGRHEVELSCKYKNSMELEDCYIIGNFGVDLLTKAIIDEPERLHFGDWCSQGYPNYPGGMIYKERVELHIKDGQRVYIDLGEYRATTVAIWVNGNIAAHIPWRAANGADITEFLHDGVNEIGIEMMGSPRNMMGPLHQKSGKRPWTDSRSFRTTGYEFTPDEVLVPEGCFGQIKLSIME, from the coding sequence ATGGAAGAATTAAGACAACAGTTTGGTAATCCAGGTAAAGATTACAGGAGTGCGCCATTCTGGTCATGGAACGATAGGTTAAAACCCGAGGAAGTGGCCTGGCAGATCAGGAACATGAAACAGGCCGGCATGGGCGGTTTTTTCATGCACTCGCGCGAGGGGCTGGAAACGCCTTTTATGGGCGAAGAGTGGATGGAATGCGTTAAGGCGGCGGTAGATACGGCCAAAGAGGTGGGCATGAACGCCTGGTTGTACGACGAGGACCGTTGGCCTTCGGGCTTTGGCGGCGGCATGGTAGCAGCCAAGATAGGCGATGAGGGGCGGGCCAAGCTGCTCACGTTGGTGGAATTGGAGTCCGGCCAAAAGGTCGAGGGCGTTTTATCGGCTTTCTACATACAAATAGACAGCGAGAAAATAGCGTCGTTGGAACAATTGAATGCAGGCGATACTGTGATGTCGGGCAGACGTGCCGTAGGCTTTAGGCGTGAGATATGCGCTAAAAGCGATTGGTTCAATGGCGATGCGTATGCTGACAATCTGAATCCCAAAAGCGTGCGAGCCTTTATAGAGTCGGTCTATGAGCCGTATTACAAACAATTCGGACACGAATTCGGCAAAACGATACCCGGCATATTTACCGATGAGCCTAACATCTTTTCCGGCCATAATCCCGGCATGAAAGGTATACCGTGGACCGATATATTCCCGCAATATTTTGAGCAAAAACGCGGCTACGATATATTACAATTCTTACCGTACATATTCTTTGACGGCGATAGATCCATAGAAGTTAGACACGACTATTGGCGTACCATATCGGAATTGTTCGTAGAGGCATACTCCAAGCAACTTGGCCAATGGTGTGATGAACATGGTTTGGGATTCACCGGTCATTATCTTTATGAAAACGACTTTGCGCTTGCCATACGGTCTGGCGGCAGCGTTATGCCGCATTATCAGTATGAGCACCAACCCGGCATAGATATATTGACCGAGTCCATAAGCGAAACGCTGACGGTGAAGCAATGCAGCAGCATGGCCAATCAGTTCGACCGCAGCCGCGTAGTGTCAGAGCTTTACGGCTGCACTGGCTGGGACTTCACTTTTGAAGGCCAAAAATGGGTGGGCGATTGGCAGTATGCGTTGGGCGTCAATATGCGCTGCCAGCATCTGGCGCTTTATTCGCTGCGCGGTTGCCGTAAACGCGACTATCCCGGATCGTACAACTACAATAATACATGGTGGAAATATAACAAAGTAGTCGAGGACTATTTCGCGCGCTTGTCGCTTATGCTCTCATCGGGTAAGGTTAAGCGAGACATATTGGTGGTGCATCCCATAGAGAGCGCGTGGTGCCGTTATAGTGGTACAAACGATAAAGAGGTCAATGAAATGGGGGCCTCCTTCCAAACACTGTGTGACGGATTGCTGGGCCTGCACCGCGATTTTGACCTGGGCGATGAGTCCGTTATAGAGGATTATGGGCGCGTCGGAAACGATGAATTTATAATAAATAAAGCGGCATACAAAACCGTGATTCTGCCGCCTATGATTACCATAAGGCGCAGTACGGTGAATTTGTTAAAAGCGTTCATGGATAATGGAGGCAAGGTTATAGCAGTAAAACCGTATGCTACCATGATAGATGCTCGCCCCGACCAAGGGCTGGCCGAGCTGTTTGATCATGAAAATATGACAGTAGTGGATAATGCGATGTGCCAGATAGAAAGCGCGCTGGATAATATAGTACAACGCACCATAAGCATAGACGATAAAGCCGGGCAGCAAGATGATGCTTTCATATATATGGAGCGTTATGAGGGCAATAATCATGTGTTCTTCATAGTCAATACCGACAGGAGCAGCGGCCATGATGTGCGTATATGGCTAAAAGGCACGGGGCATATAGAACAATGGGATGCGTTGACCGGTGATATCAGGCCGGTATCTGCTGATATCGAAGATGGATATATGGTATTCGATGCCTCTTTTGGGCCGGCTGGCTCCATGCTGTATGTGATAGATGCGAGCCGTCAACCGGCTGATGTAGCATATGAGCCGGTTAAAGAAGTGGATGCGAGATACATGGGGCCTGTATGCGACTTTGTCCGTACCGATCCGAATGTGCTTACGTTGGATTATTGCCAGTACCGCTTTGATGGTGAGGATTGGTCGCCGTTTATGCAGGTGTGGCAGGCGCAGGAGGCTATACGCAAGCGTTTGGGTATGCGCTCTGTAGCCGTCAACGGTTTGGAACAACGCTGGCGCTGGATATATACGCCGCATCCGAACGATGGCGCTCATGTGCAGTTGCGTTTTGCCTTTGATGTAAACGATCGGCCGATAGGTCATGTATATTTTGTGGTGGAAGGCGCTGAAAACTTTGATATAACTTTTGATGATATGCTCATATCCAATGAGCCGCATGGCTGGTATCTTGATAAGAGCTTCGACAAAGTCGAGCTGCCGCTGCTGTTGCCCGGCCGCCATGAGGTGGAATTGAGCTGCAAATATAAAAATAGCATGGAGCTTGAGGATTGTTATATAATAGGCAATTTCGGCGTAGATCTATTGACCAAAGCCATTATAGACGAACCTGAAAGGCTGCATTTCGGCGACTGGTGCTCACAGGGTTATCCCAATTACCCGGGCGGCATGATATATAAAGAAAGGGTAGAGCTGCATATAAAAGATGGGCAGAGGGTATATATCGATTTGGGCGAATACAGGGCTACTACGGTAGCTATATGGGTAAACGGTAATATCGCGGCACATATACCGTGGCGTGCCGCCAACGGGGCCGACATCACCGAATTCTTGCACGATGGAGTAAACGAGATAGGCATAGAGATGATGGGCAGTCCGAGGAACATGATGGGCCCGTTGCATCAAAAGAGCGGCAAGCGGCCGTGGACCGATTCTCGCTCATTCCGCACCACTGGATATGAATTTACGCCCGATGAGGTGTTGGTGCCCGAAGGCTGTTTTGGACAGATTAAATTATCCATAATGGAATAA